In Oryzias latipes chromosome 6, ASM223467v1, the sequence ccgtaacggagcccacaggtggaaaccggggaggagggaggggctaagaatgagcgctgaaggtaagagagaatgaacaattgtacacctgacttaaaaaggacgctaagcaggtgagTTAAAAGACTGACCCGCCCTAGTGGAGTAACCTGTAATTCTgcagagtgtctgcccgaaatgcgacgagtcgctatttcTGAGAATTCCattcgctgtgaatcaggagcagacggaaaaaggGTCGTTTGAGAAAGATGTGACGTagaaatacgctgggcggggccagaagctccatgctccgcccctctctgatgcatccaccgtcagaccaacagatccacgaacgtcttttgttttcctcttctgggctggaatctggatctaaactggacggctAAACATAGAGCTGTTGGCAACGGGGACGGGAATGGGTGGTGGGGTTACTCTGTTCCAATGGCCCCGCCCATAAATCTGAGGTGAattttctgccgctctgcagaaactatgtcctagaaaacgacacaaattTGTGGATTTGGGCCAAAAACAGCCGAAAGACCACCGGAAACTTTGAACAGGGATCAGCAGACGATCAGAGCCGTACTTTAAAGGTTTCTGAGGAAATGGGCGACTTTGCCGACGGGTTTCTCGGGCTGTACCTTTGCCGTAGGCCGTTCCGTGGACGCCACAAACCCTCCAGTCAAAGTTCTGCTCGCAAATAGCTTGGATCAGGGTCCGGTCCGTGCCGTGGAACAGGTACCGCTGGTCCACCGGCTTCCCTCCGTTCCTCCCCTGCATCTGCTCCTTCTGCCTGAAACCGAAAACAGACGGAGGTGAGGAGACGTCCGGACCGACGCCGGATTGACGTTTGAACCCCGTCAGCTCAGTTTTCATGAAAACTTTGCAGCCTTTTACCACTGAAAGACTTTCCAGAGAGAAGGGTTCTGGACCCGCTGGATGCTCTTTATGGTACTGGTGGACATGGTGGTTCTGAATAGTTTCTCAATATTAACGTAGTCCTGGGCTGAACTGGTGAGGGTCACAAGCTGAACGACGTCAGAAATGAGAGAAACGGgtcaaaaaaacaagcagacacCATTTTTTTATGGAATTAAACGTCAAATGAAACGACAGGCGGGTTTTTGAATACCTTAAACCCAAAGTCAGGGAGGGCACTTTTGTCCCAGTGTGAGGGCAGATTTTCAGCCAAGGAGGGGCAGGACATGCTTGAGGAGCCGCTAAATGCAGACGATGGAATCAGAGAGGCCAAAATGCTGCAGCGCTCATCTGTAAGCGGAAACGCCCCCTTTTACCTGCTGCGCATCGTTTCCACGTCATGAGCGGACACGAAGCGAGGCCTCCTCCTCACGTCTCTCTGGGTTTGGCTCTTCAGGTTCTGCTGGTGCATCCGTTTCTCCTCTTCAAAGTGGAGAACGTACTGGAACTTTCCGGCGGTGAAGGGAACCGCCGTCTCTCTGTCGGCCAGGTACATTTTCTCCAGGGTTTGAGAAGTGATCCCGGCGCCGTTGGCGCCCTGGAGGACACAAAGCCCAGAGCAGAAGAGCTGCTGGATCAGGCAGcgttttcattttctatttatttctgcTCCAGTTTTTATAACGCTTGCTCacaatggggcggagcaggaagactttggccccgcccagagtattttctatgtcacaaatacgacCTTTTTCAAACATAGTATTTcctctgcttctgatttactactatttgaataaacagacacacagaaatgtcattttaggaTGAATTTGGTttctaaatgtcctccattatcagaaaaattctacaagaaccggataaaaactcctaaaacaggattttcatcagtGTGTCGTCAAAGGAGATCTGCCTTTGAACCTTTTAACCTGCTTTTAGCTGAAATGAAGGATTCTATGCATTTGGTTTTCACATTATTATTGATTTGTTCATCTCtacccgccttcacccaacagtagctgggacaggtaACCCCAGGTAAACAGGTAAAGGGACACAGCGGGTTAAGGAAATTAGtaaatttacatttgtttatcTGTTTAATTCCCTCTCCGTGGTTAAACTCGTCCATGATGGTTGATCTGGTtattaatctgtttttattccttttccattttttcctcCACACCAGGGATCAGGCCTCCTcagtgggatctcctgggtctggCCTACTGCTTTTATTGGGGAGGGGGTACTGTCATAGCACCCTCTGGgaatatgagtgtgtgtgtgtggggggggggtcttttggATTTTAGGTTGAAAACTACAAATGTATGAAAAGAGCTCCATAAATGGAGTTTGACTTGAATCTGTGGCTCCCTCTGAACTCACCTTCCCGTACTCCGCCCAGGCGCCGCGCTCGTCCTTCCAGTACCAAAGCCACTGCGTCGTCAGAATGAAGTGGGGGGGCTTCGACACGCAGGAGGCGGTGGACAGACGCCGGACCGGAGCGCCTCTGAAGGTCATGGTTAGGAAGTCGACGTGCTCCTCTGATGCAGGACTAAGAGCAGAAACAGCCCCAACGTGCTTTTAGGATCATTTTTGATCTTTTCAGGATCACCAACTTCTgcttttattcctgttttttcaATTTGGGAACGTTTGGTGACCTTTTCTCGTTTAGATTTGAATCAATACGTGTGTGGatgtttaacaactgcatagaATAATTCTGAGTGACATTAGGTGGGGAGGGGGATCTCTGTGCACCTCATGAGTCTGAAGAAGCTCAGGGCGGATGGTCGATCCGTGCAGCTGTTGTCCTGAGCCGGGTCACAGTAGGccttctccacctcctccatgttttctatgtCCTTCCACGTCACGCCATCGCCGGCTAAATGCTGCCACCGGTACGGCAGGTGCCAGTGGACCCGGGCACACCTCTCTGTTGGGGGGTTCGTTATAGGTTAGAGTGGGCCGGCGGCGGCGTTTTCGGACGCCTCCGCTCGCCCGACGGCCACGGTACCTTTGAAGCTGCAGTGTCTGCAGAGAAAGAAGAGGCAGATCTCGTTGCCCTCAGCATCGGTCGCGGCCTTTGGAGGAGTGGTTGGGGGTTCAGGGGGGGTTTGAGGAGGCTTGTGAGTGGACTCGGAGATGCTGATCTTCCTCGGTGCAGACGCTGCAGGAGACGCAGCGTTCAGTAAAACAAAAGCTCTGAGCATAAAACACTAAATAACTTCACATCAAATgaaagtttgttaaaaaaaagcgtTGTTGCTCAGCAACGCCGCCCTGGGGAGTCCTGCCGTCAGGCCCGGCCTGAAGTGGGAGGGGCTCAAACATGAGGGGGACGTGGGGTTggtgatgtcatgaaatgggcggtacccacacggggagaaaggcggagcctcagaatTCAAGTCGTTTAACTTGGGCTCAGGAAAATGAGCTGAGAAAATAACTGATAATTCATCAAAAATTGTCTTTAGTGTGTCAAAGGTCATATATGATCATAtctatggatatagtttactctgaaaggcttaagaaaagcaggatagAGACCCTTTAAAAGGTTTTAGACGCAGAAGCTCGAGACGGTCACATACACGGGTTTACGTAGACTTTTTGGACGTGCGTCGCCATGGCGATGTGAAAGCAGTAACGTCTGCACTTACAGGAGAGACTCCCTGCGACTCCAGCACTCTGCTGGTTCAGGATGATGAATTTGTTCCTGTAGATGCGGTGAAGGTTCTGAGTGTTCTCCGGACTCAACCCTTGGAGCAGCTTCAGTCCGTGCTGGTCCAGGACGTGAGCTCTTTTGCAGGAGCCGCCGAACCGGCAGTCCCCCTGGAGGTGGTGCCTGCAGACGTGCAGCTTCGTGCAGGAGGTGGTGAAGTTGCAGTTGCCGAAGGGACCGTCGCCCATGTTGTAATGGGAGCACACCTGCAGCGAGGACGATATTGGCGTCACGAAGCGGCGGCGGCGACTTCCTCTGCGTCCCTTCGAGGTCGTGACACCTACCTCAGGAAGCAGGAAAGGGtcgttctgcagcagcagctggaacagCTGTTTCTGACTCAGTTCCTCCAGACCGAatctctgcagcagcacagcGTTGTGTGGAGAGGCCAGGCTGTGCGAGTTTTTGCACGAGTGCCTGGAAAGGAAAGCGCGTTCTCCGTTAAAAACCAAACTCTGGTTCTTGAAGGAGCTCCTCCCTGCAGGTTTACATGAGTGGCTGTCAAACTCCAGTCCTGGAGGCTTTGCTTCTTATCAAACCACCTCTGCTCTTTATGGGGAACAACACGCCTGGTGCAGGTAATCAGCTGAATGTAGGCCAGAGACATCTGGACCTGGAGTTTGAATCGCCCGTCTGCTCCACCACACCTGGGGTCCAATCCACAGGTGTGCAGAGGCCGATTCAAGTTGTTTGGAGTCATAATTCAAAGGGATATGCGATTCAGTattcaaatttgcatttcaatatgacaattgttaaaaaataaataattaaatcaatTGCATTTCAaattagcatgttttttttgtcataattgaattgaaaatgcaTTTGGAAATTTACTATACAGTATTAAAACCAGCATTTCAATAAATGGTTTGCTTTAGATTCATTTTAAAGTTCCTTAAAATCCATAGCATTCATTGTAAAACGCTGTGCGGTTTTGGTCCCTTTACATTTGCGTAGCATTGTGCTCTTTGTGGGTCAAAATTCAAATGGAAATGCAAACTCTCAGCAGGGCGGGGCCTACCGCCTCCCTAAATGGGCTAAATCCCGCCTCCACTTCCTGTGGTCGACAACATCCCTAGGAGGAGTTTACATTTCTAGAAGGTACTAAAAGggattttttaaggaaaatccGAGATGGGGGGGGACTCTTCCcaaagtcaaaggtcaacaaaacttggGTTGTAGACTTAGCGTGGTGGCGTGTGGAATTTTGTGACGATCGActgaacaaaagttttcttttcccattttgtacataaatgtGTAAACTTGCTAAATTTTTGCACGTTGCCGCAAACTGTCCATCAAGTTGTACGTagatcctgtggccatcccataataatttcaaaacttcctttggatctCCCCGACATGCCTTTTGTGGATTTTGGCCTCAAAAGACATATTGGCCGCAAGCTTTCTCCTGCAGTGACGTCATCAATTTGCGGGGAGGAGGGggcatgaaatcaaaaggatgcTGACTGAGGTCGGAGGTCAAGAGGAGGAGCAAAGAGAAGGAGGGGGGTGTAGAGGAGAAGCAGATGAAGTGAAACTGTGTCTTTCTCTGTTCACAACACtgactgcaaaaaaacaaaacaatggagCTGTGACGTCACACATGGAAAATGCACCCCCCTCCAGTGCTTCCTGAGTCATCGTATCCATGGCGACAgtagtttcttcttctttcttttttaattgacagAATTCAAAATTACAGAGCATTTTTGGAACATTCAAATCCAAAAACAGAAGGCAGTAAAGGAttttacaaacagaaaactAGAACAAAGTCAAAGCagtaaatgaaaacaatataaataatataataaagtaTAGTTAtaagttattaaaataaataagacaTTCAATCTTATGAATTGGAAACTCTGTGAAGATTCTAGATAGACATATAAAAGCAAACTAAAAGAAGCAATAAACTAaatctattaaaaataaaaaactcatcCAGATAATCCAAGAAACAGTTAAAGAGATTTatagctttcttttttgtattttttaaagggatttataaaaagaaaagcaggagaTCGTTTTTGAAACACAAAAGTTGTGCTTATTTGTCATAAAACgacatttatgaataaaaaaatgtacctaaaaaaactaaattgatAAAACTAAACGGAATATTCTTTTCTATTCTGATACACCCAAACTGAACTGAAGTATGAAATGTAAGGACTgagggttttttatttatttaaaagctaaatCGTTCCAGAAAATGGTTCCGAAACTCATTTGGAAGCCACGCCCACATGACGACACTTCTTCAGAAATGAAAACTTGAAACttcaaagctttaaaaagaaaaaaaaaaaactttaaagcttttctgtgtttttctctggaAGGAAACTGTTGACTCAATCGAATCGAACCGAACCGGACCGGAACTCTGGGTCAAAGAACCTGCAGAGCGAAACTCACCCGAACGAGCAGTTCCCGGAAACGAAATACTTGCACAGGTGCAGGCGCTCGCAGCGCGCGCCCGCGCACGCGCCGCTCTTCGCCTGGCACAGCCGCAGCGGGGTCTTCAGGACCAGCAGGCTGTCGGGGCCCACCAGCTGGCCGCGGCCCGCGGGCCGCCTGCCCTCCCGGACGGCGACCACAGCCTCGTCCGTCAGCGCGGCGCGCAGCTCGGACGCGGGGAAGGAGCCCGCGCGGCGGCGGAGCTGTTGCTCCAGCCGCTGGAGGTCCAGACTGCCGTGGTGGTCGCTCAGGAGCTTCACGACCGCCGCGGTGATGTCTGACGTCATCGTGAAGGAAACGGTCCCCGGTGTCAGCGGAGCATCAGCTGTGAggtctgcagagcagaaactAAAACGAAACCTAAACTGATGAGAAAGGTGACCACCTCAActgaagccccgcccactttaAAAAAGTTACGATAAATATCTTTAGTGACAAATATATAACTTTGgagttggttaaaaaaacacaattttaacacATGTCACTTAAATATAAAAGCAATCCGTTCTGATTGTTTACGTTAGGACGCTGTTTACGTCATGACGTAGACGGACGTCCATAGCAACCAAACCGGCAGGTTATTTCACCTTAGCAACCGCAGGAAGCGAAGACCATGGAAAGAAACGGGACAACGACATTAATTCACGAGCAGATTCAACAGCTACGGTAAAAACGTTTCGTTTATTTAAAgactgtgatttaaaaaatgtccttttctgCGATTTCAGAAATTTTTACCAACTTTATACCATATTTATGCTCATTTGATGACTTTAACATTATGAGCTTCCATCCCTATATGGGTTGTTGCCAAGAAACAACAATCAGTGAGAAATGCTTGTAAATAAAGAATATACTACTGTAacgtttattttgaaataaaaaagtgcccccccccccccattgaaaACGAGATGCCAGAGGCTTATATCCTACAAgtcaataaaagtgaaataaagtGTTTGTTTCTGTCAACCTCGTACACGCCTGTGCTAAAACGTCCCACAGAGTTTCAAATGCGATTCTTCGGGGGGAGAGCGACATGTTTGAGCGCTTCATGGAGCGCCGGGATCcccaggagctgctggagccccaggagcagcagcagccggagCTCCAGACTGGAGGAGCGCGGCGTCTGACGGCTGATGGGGTGAGAGGCTTTTTGATGGCGGTCCTGACCGACCATCATGACCCATTTGATGGTTGTTGTCGGTCCGTTGTGACCTCTGCAAACTCTCAAACCGGATTTATTCGTTTTTTTAGGACTCAAAActgcagatttgtttttcttgattgTTCTTGTTAGTCTGTAGCTGCAGAGCAACttatttcctgtttcttttttgatctgttttcaaagtcgTCTTTAATCATTATTACGCCGCTTTTAGccgaaatttaaaaaaaaaaaaacctttttctaggagatagtttctgcattttttcgtccgctcctgattcacatagATTTGAacgaagaaatactcagaaatgccattttaatcttaattttctttatccgtgtcctccatcatgacagaAAATGCTCCATGAACACGTTAAAAAcccagttttcatcagagtgggtctttaaacggTAAACTAAATCCCATTCCTTACAGATGCTGACCCTCAGACAAAAACTCCACATCGCTCAGCAGGAAGTAAAAGAGACGCAACAAGAAAAAGAGAAGCTGAAGCAGAAGTTTGACCGGATCATCGACGGCAGGAAGGTCAGGACGTGACCCGCCAGCTAACCTCTGGCTCCTGTTCACGCAGCAGCTGTTGCTTTTGCGTTCCAGGCCTCCTGGATGGAAGCAGATGTACGCCAAGCGGAGATCAGGAAGTCCAGGAGCCAGTTTGAACGCAACTTAGTCAGCTTCATGGGGAGCAGCCGGCGGGAAAGGACGGATGCAGAAAGGCTGGTGTGCTGCATTCAAGACGGCTCAAAGGTAAAACTTAGCCTTCAATCATCAACAGCAGGAAGGATTTCAAACCTCtgtcaacattttaaagaagaGATCAGCTAATTAACTGGAATTAAACAGGATCATTCATTAAAATAAACCCTGTCGCTGTGGTTTTTACCgcattcataaaatgttttaactttgtACATTAACCTGAAACAGGTGACCAAACTGGAGACGCTGAACCAGAAGAACGTGGCACTGAGGCTGAAAGTGAAGAACCTTCTGCAGCAGCTAAAGCAGAAGAAGGAGAGACACGAAAAAGCCGACTTGGAGGTTGAAGATGAACCAGCTGAGCTGTCAAACGTCTGCTCTGGGATGCTGAACACCCACCTGTGCTGATCTCCACTCCAGGTTCCTCTTCTGGACCAAGAAGAAGCGGCGGTGAAGACAAACATCACGGAGATGAAGAGGAGATGTCGTCAAGGACAACGGGACATCTGCTCACACATGGTGACATGATGAGGCGGAGCATCTCAGGTGTGGCTGCGTGGCGCGCCTGTGCCTTCACGGCTGGTGTCCTGTGCAGGGGAAGGTGCGGCGCTCGACCGCCGAGTCCTCAGAGCTGGACAGCCTCATTCTGAAAAGGACCCAGATGCTGGCGCACTTGGAAGAAAAGACGCAGCACGCCGAGAACGTCAGTCCGGCTGTAAGAGACCTTCCTCTGGGTTTGTCTGGGTTAGTGGCTCTGCACCTCCTCTCTTCTCAGGAGCGATTGAGGGCGGAGGCTCAGCAGCAACGCCTGCGCCGTCAGCTGGAGGATTTCCAGGTTCCTGATGTCTCAGAATACATGCGGGCCAAGGCCAAACTCAGGAAGCTGCAGGCCG encodes:
- the ccdc113 gene encoding coiled-coil domain-containing protein 113 gives rise to the protein MERNGTTTLIHEQIQQLRVSNAILRGESDMFERFMERRDPQELLEPQEQQQPELQTGGARRLTADGMLTLRQKLHIAQQEVKETQQEKEKLKQKFDRIIDGRKASWMEADVRQAEIRKSRSQFERNLVSFMGSSRRERTDAERLVCCIQDGSKVTKLETLNQKNVALRLKVKNLLQQLKQKKERHEKADLEVPLLDQEEAAVKTNITEMKRRCRQGQRDICSHMGKVRRSTAESSELDSLILKRTQMLAHLEEKTQHAENERLRAEAQQQRLRRQLEDFQVPDVSEYMRAKAKLRKLQAAVHSTDRKVAVAERTLKTWTTEWIKPGDPLKAAADAGHDCQENPNEAPKNP
- the parp12 gene encoding poly [ADP-ribose] polymerase 12 isoform X2; translated protein: MTSDITAAVVKLLSDHHGSLDLQRLEQQLRRRAGSFPASELRAALTDEAVVAVREGRRPAGRGQLVGPDSLLVLKTPLRLCQAKSGACAGARCERLHLCKYFVSGNCSFGHSCKNSHSLASPHNAVLLQRFGLEELSQKQLFQLLLQNDPFLLPEVCSHYNMGDGPFGNCNFTTSCTKLHVCRHHLQGDCRFGGSCKRAHVLDQHGLKLLQGLSPENTQNLHRIYRNKFIILNQQSAGVAGSLSSSAPRKISISESTHKPPQTPPEPPTTPPKAATDAEGNEICLFFLCRHCSFKERCARVHWHLPYRWQHLAGDGVTWKDIENMEEVEKAYCDPAQDNSCTDRPSALSFFRLMSPASEEHVDFLTMTFRGAPVRRLSTASCVSKPPHFILTTQWLWYWKDERGAWAEYGKGANGAGITSQTLEKMYLADRETAVPFTAGKFQYVLHFEEEKRMHQQNLKSQTQRDVRRRPRFVSAHDVETMRSSGSSSMSCPSLAENLPSHWDKSALPDFGFKLVTLTSSAQDYVNIEKLFRTTMSTSTIKSIQRVQNPSLWKVFQWQKEQMQGRNGGKPVDQRYLFHGTDRTLIQAICEQNFDWRVCGVHGTAYGKGSYFARDASFSNRYAKAGGGLTKVMFVALVLVGEYTQGQGSYVRPPPKRGSGDLYDSCVDRERDPTIFVVFEKQQIYPEYIIKNV
- the parp12 gene encoding poly [ADP-ribose] polymerase 12 isoform X1 yields the protein MTSDITAAVVKLLSDHHGSLDLQRLEQQLRRRAGSFPASELRAALTDEAVVAVREGRRPAGRGQLVGPDSLLVLKTPLRLCQAKSGACAGARCERLHLCKYFVSGNCSFGHSCKNSHSLASPHNAVLLQRFGLEELSQKQLFQLLLQNDPFLLPEVCSHYNMGDGPFGNCNFTTSCTKLHVCRHHLQGDCRFGGSCKRAHVLDQHGLKLLQGLSPENTQNLHRIYRNKFIILNQQSAGVAGSLSSSAPRKISISESTHKPPQTPPEPPTTPPKAATDAEGNEICLFFLCRHCSFKERCARVHWHLPYRWQHLAGDGVTWKDIENMEEVEKAYCDPAQDNSCTDRPSALSFFRLMSPASEEHVDFLTMTFRGAPVRRLSTASCVSKPPHFILTTQWLWYWKDERGAWAEYGKGANGAGITSQTLEKMYLADRETAVPFTAGKFQYVLHFEEEKRMHQQNLKSQTQRDVRRRPRFVSAHDVETMRSSGSSSMSCPSLAENLPSHWDKSALPDFGFKLVTLTSSAQDYVNIEKLFRTTMSTSTIKSIQRVQNPSLWKVFQWQKEQMQGRNGGKPVDQRYLFHGTDRTLIQAICEQNFDWRVCGVHGTAYGKGSYFARDASFSNRYAKAGGGLTKVMFVALVLVGEYTQGQGSYVRPPPKRGSGDLYDSCVDRERDPTIFVVFEKQQIYPEYIIKYV